A window of the Myripristis murdjan chromosome 15, fMyrMur1.1, whole genome shotgun sequence genome harbors these coding sequences:
- the fam204a gene encoding protein FAM204A, with amino-acid sequence MRVSLSAVVAARASMYSGLLPKGLTEAELSSDGEDGRDAQEEERESKSEGSPEKLSGVGGNSGSVVEGDPSHTPNDKDSESPRCSLPGISQEMWQKFQDLQKRKNEIKTMKDPRRRKRRRHKKGTDTQESAEEREREAEREKHWDGLKQYFGVNDRFHPPACSKPPPKSGLEKSIESAIAEGDIAKAEEMSDRLATRELAVKVTQAASCRDFVQCKQEEEASRAAQKRKKQIAWGFEAKKRWETKSNMGFM; translated from the exons ATGCGAGTTTCTCTCAGTGCTGTCGTAGCTGCTAGAGCTAG TATGTACAGCGGACTCCTGCCGAAGGGTTTGACCGAGGCCGAGCTCAGTTCAGACGGCGAGGACGGCCGTGATgcccaggaggaggagagggagagcaagagtgAAGGCTCCCCTGAAAAGTTGAGCGGTGTTGGGGGAAACAGTGGGTCAGTGGTGGAGGGAGATCCGTCTCACACCCCTAATGATAAAGACAGCGAGTCCCCGAGGTGCAGCCTGCCTGGGATTTCCCAGGAAATGTGGCAA aaatTTCAAGATCTacagaagaggaaaaatgagatcAAGACGATGAAGGATCCccgaagaagaaaaagaaggcgACACAAAAAAG GAACAGACACCCAGGAATCAGCTGAGGAAAG agagcgagaggctGAGCGTGAGAAGCATTGGGACGGGCTTAAGCAGTATTTCGGTGTAAATGATCGATTTCATCCCCCTGCATGTTCCAAACCCCCTCCAAAG TCCGGCCTAGAAAAGAGCATAGAGAGCGCCATAGCTGAAGGGGACATTGCAAAGGCGGAGGAGATGAGCGACAGACTCGCCACTCGAGAG ctcGCTGTGAAAGTCACGCAGGCCGCCAGCTGCCGGGATTTCGTGCAAtgcaaacaggaagaggaagcatCCCGTGCAGcccagaaaagaaagaagcaaaTAGCTTGGGG gTTCGAAGCCAAGAAACGATGGGAAACCAAAAGCAACATGGGCTTCATGTGA